A stretch of the Phycisphaerae bacterium genome encodes the following:
- the fba gene encoding class II fructose-1,6-bisphosphate aldolase: MALVTTKKMFEMAYKNGYAIGAFNVNNMEITQGIVEAIAEKKAPLILQISRGARKYASMSYLRAIIDVAVAENPSIPICMHLDHGDTFEVCKQCVDDGFTSVMIDASHHPFKENIKITKQVVEYAHAHGVVVEAELGQLGGIEEDVVGLSHEDVASHLTDPNQAIEFVEKSGCDSLAVACGTSHGAYKFKSEPTLAFDVIQKVADKLSGFPLVMHGSSSVLKEFKDLINKYGGKMPDAMGVPESAITKASKMAICKVNIDTDLRMAMTAKIRQVFAEKPAEFDPRNYLGPARDAIKAMVLHKLDILGCSGKAAECL, encoded by the coding sequence ATGGCTTTAGTTACCACGAAAAAGATGTTCGAAATGGCCTATAAGAACGGCTATGCAATCGGAGCATTCAATGTCAATAATATGGAGATTACGCAGGGAATTGTAGAGGCTATTGCCGAGAAAAAGGCCCCGTTAATTCTTCAGATATCCCGCGGCGCGAGAAAATACGCTTCTATGAGTTATTTGCGGGCGATTATCGACGTTGCTGTCGCTGAAAATCCGAGTATCCCGATTTGTATGCACCTCGACCACGGCGATACGTTTGAAGTCTGCAAGCAGTGCGTCGATGACGGCTTTACCTCGGTAATGATTGACGCATCGCATCATCCTTTCAAGGAAAACATCAAAATTACCAAACAGGTCGTCGAATACGCTCACGCTCACGGCGTTGTCGTCGAGGCGGAACTCGGCCAGCTCGGCGGTATCGAGGAAGACGTAGTAGGACTCAGTCACGAAGATGTCGCAAGTCATCTGACCGACCCGAACCAGGCGATTGAGTTCGTCGAAAAGAGCGGATGCGATTCACTGGCCGTTGCCTGCGGAACAAGTCACGGAGCTTATAAGTTTAAATCCGAACCGACGCTTGCTTTTGACGTAATACAAAAGGTCGCCGACAAACTGAGCGGTTTTCCGCTGGTAATGCACGGATCGAGCAGCGTATTGAAGGAATTCAAGGACCTCATAAATAAATACGGCGGCAAGATGCCTGACGCGATGGGCGTTCCGGAATCGGCCATAACAAAAGCTTCGAAAATGGCAATCTGCAAAGTGAATATCGACACCGACCTTCGTATGGCGATGACTGCCAAGATTCGTCAGGTATTTGCCGAAAAGCCTGCCGAATTCGACCCGAGAAATTATCTCGGTCCCGCAAGAGACGCGATAAAGGCGATGGTACTGCACAAGCTCGACATTCTCGGCTGCAGCGGCAAAGCGGCAGAGTGCCTGTAA